The window AGCAATTGCTCACACCCAAAAATTACAGTTTCTTATTATTTTGGGAACGATGGCTTTTGCAGGTTATCTTTTGATTGAAAATATGCCAAATGGAATTGGGTTTAAAGATGCGCTTTATCTTGCAGGAAAATCAGGAAAACTTAATGTAATCACTACAGAATTTGATTGGAAAGACAAATACAACATCTGGAGCGGATTGATTGGTGGTTTTTTTCTGGCATTGTCTTACTTCGGGACAGACCAAAGTCAGGTTGGAAGATACATTACGGCAAAAGACACTACCAATGCGAAAATGGGTTTGCTTTTGAATGGATTGGTTAAAATTCCGATGCAATTTGCTATTCTTCTGATTGGTGCTTTACTTTTTGCCTTCTTTTCTTTGAAACCAGCTCCGATTTATTTTAACGAGCGCTCTTATCAGAATTTAAAGGAAACACAACCTGAACAGGCAGCGGTTTTCGAAAAAGAACATCAGGATTTACAAACAAAATTTAATGCTGAATCGAAAGAAATTTTAAAATTAAAGGAAACTCAATCTCCTCAACTTAACAAAAAAATTCAGGATTTTAAAAACACACAAACCGAAGTAAAAGCACTTCACGGTAGAGTAGAGGAAGCCATTAATCAATCTAACTATAATGCTGAGAAAACGGATACGAATTACATTTTCCTGTATTTCGTGAAAAATACCTTGCCTGTAGGGATGATTGGTTTATTGTTTGCCGTGATTTTTCTGGCAAGTTGGGGTTCAATTTCAGCAGCTCTAAATTCCCTTGCTGCCTGTTCATTGAAGGATGTTCATTTGATATTTAGCAAAGAAATTCCTGATGATGCAACCGAGCTCAAATATAGCCGTCTGCACACTTTGGCTTGGGGGATTTTCTCAATTGGTGTTGCGATGTTTGCCACACAAATGGGGTCATTGATTGAAGCGGTTAATGTATTGGGTTCGCTTTTCTATGGTCCGATATTAGGAATTTTTCTTGTTGCCTTTTACTATAAAAAAATTACAGGTCCGAATGTATTTATTGCTGCCATTTTATCAGAAATTGCGGTAATTGCCATTTATCAGCTCGATATTGTTTCTTTCCTTTGGCTTAACGTAATCGGGGCTGCGGCAGTCATTATATTTTCGACTGTCGGGTTATTGTTTTATAAGCCGAAAGCAGTAAATTCGTAAACGAAAAACAACGTATATACAAAAATATTATGAAAACAATGATTAAATCTGCTACTATGGTTTTTGCTGCAATGACGATTTCAGTAAATGCATTTGCACAGGAAGCTAAAAAACCTGCGAGCCCACCAATGACTGCTACAGGAAAAATTAAAGATACAAATATCACAATTGCCTACAATAGTCCTTCAGTTAAAGGGCGTACCATCTGGGGTGATTTGGTAGCTTATGATAAAGTTTGGCGTGCAGGTGCAAATGACGCAACGACTTTTGAAACGGATAAAGACATAACCGTTCAGGGTAAAAAGCTCCCTGCGGGTAAATACAGCTTTTTCTTAATTCCTAAAGAAAGCGGAACCTGGACTGCTGTTTTTAACAAAGAGCCAAAACAATGGGGCGCTTATAAATACGAAGAAGCAAAAGATGCTTTGCGTGTTGATGTGAAAACAAAGGCTTTACCTGCAACACAGGAAGCTTTAGTTTATAAAATAAACAAAAACGGATTCACAATGGATTGGGATAAAATCTCAGTTCCTGTAGAGATAAAATAAATTTACATATAAGAAAGTGAAATCCTGCTAATGCGGGATTTTTTTGTTTACAATTTTGATACAAATGTAACCGTAATTTGAGTTCCTATCCCAGATTCAGAATCAAGCTTAATTGTTCCCTGATGCATTTCAATAATTCTTTTAACAATAGATAACCCGATGCCGTTTCCGGATTCAAAGTTCTTGTTATTACCACGATAAAAAAGATCAAATATTTTTGGTTGATCTTCTTCTGAAATTCCTACTCCTTGATCTATAAAACGAATCTCTAAGCATTTATTCTGGATCTCAATTTCAGTAGTACAGCTTTTGTCTGCTGAATATTTGCATGCATTTTCCATTAAATTTAGAAAGGCAATTTGAAGAAGATAAGGATTCCCGTGAAAATCATAATTACTTTCATCCTTATCTGCCAGATTATCCATATAATGAATTCCTATTTTGTAATCAGGATTTTTCTGAAGTAAAGTAACCTTTGCGTCTGCTAAAATTTCATCCAGACGCAAATCAGTAAAACTAATTTGTGAAACATCATAACTTGCTCTCGCAAAATCCAGCAAAGCTGATGAAAGCTGTGAAGCATGATTCGCATCCTGCAATGCATTATCAATGGAAATTTTATAATCATCCAAAGTAACATTCAACTCTTTTGCAAGTTCTAATTCAGCAATTAAAGTTGAAAGTGGTGTTCTGAATTCGTGAGAAATTGTCGTAACAAATTGCCTGTGATTGCTGAATGATTTTTCAAGACGGTTAAAGGAAGAATTAAAAGTTTCGGTTAACTCATAAATTTCATCTTTCGCTTTCGGGATTACCAATCTTTTGTTGAGATTGTGCTCAGAAATATCCCTGATTTGTAAAATAATATCTTTTAAAGGCTTTAAAGTATAGTAAGAAAACAGAAATCCGATAATGAAAATAATAAGAATAGAAATGATATAGATGACGATAATATCTTTTTTAAATTCTTCAATGTGGGCTTTTCCGGTAACATCGATAGCACTGCCGATAATGTAAAAATTCTCATTGTTAAATTGATATTTAAACGCCATATATTGGCGATCTTTTCTTTGCCACGTAATTTTATCTTTGTTGGTTTTGATAAGTTGGTTTAAATAATATTGATTTTTTGACGACGGTGAAATGTCTGTAAATATCAGTTCTTTTTTAGCATTATAAACACTGATGTCTGCTTCATTCAAGAGTTTTTTGTTACGCTCATGAAGTTCACGGATTTTGGAAGCACTTATGTTTGCATCAAAAATAAACTCTGAACGCCAGGTAATTTTATAGCCAAGACGGTCATTAAACTCATCTTCTCTGTTTTTTTCTGATACAAAATAGACTACATATGCAAAAACAAAAAGAATTCCTGCCGTTAAAATGGAATAGGCGAGCGCGGTTCGGGTCGCAATTTTCATAATGAAATTATAATTGATTGGTAAAAATAAATCCCATTCCGGGTTTTGTATGAATCAGTTTTTCGTCAAATTCTTTATCGATTTTCTTACGGAGATAAGCAATGTAAACATCAATATAATTTGTTCCCGTGTCAAAATGATTTCCCCATACATTTTCGGCAATTTCGTCGCGGCTTAAAATTCGTTCTGCATTCCTCATTAAGAAAACCAGTAATTTAAACTCTTTCGGAGTAAGACTGATTTCTTTTTGATTTCTGTAAACACGGTTTGTTTTTGTATCAACAACAAGATTTTTATATTCAATTTTACTGGAAATTTCATTTTGCTTGGGCGAAGATGATTTTCTCAATAAAACCGCTTTTATTCTGGCATACAGTTCTCTTATTTCGAAAGGTTTTACCATATAATCATCTGCTCCGGCATCGAAACCTTCAATTTTTTCATCGATGGTTCCCAGAGCAGTTAACATAATAATGGGGAGTTCATCGTTTTTCTGTTTAATGAGTTTGCTCAATTCGATGCCATTCATTTTGGGAAGCATGATATCGGTAATGACCAGATCAAAAATGATTTTGTCGACCATCACCAATGCATCTTCTGCATCTTCCGAAATGTAAATCTGATAGCCCTGACTTTCCAAACCTCTTTTTAATAAAGCGGAAACCCGTGCGTTATCTTCTATAATTAAAACTTTCATGTGAAAATAATTTTCTGGACAGTTATTGATTTTTTAAATGAAATAATAATGATAATTTGTTGATTATCAAATGTCCTTAAAATTCTTATACAAAGGTATTCTATATTTTTATTTTAAAGCTTTGCTTCCATAGTTTTAATGAATTTCTAAAGATTTTCTAATAGTTTTCTAATGACTTTCCTTGATTTTCGAGCCTAATTTTGTCCCGTTGAAATCATCAACAGAGATTCAGAAAAAGAAAATGTTATGAATAGAAAATCTTTTAAAATCGGACTTATTTTAGTTTCAATACTAAGCTTAAGCTCAAAACTTGAAGCACAGAAAAAAAACGATTTTAATAACCCCTCATTAACGCATTATCTCAATGATGAGCATACAAGATATGTTTCTTTTAGTGGTTATGCAGAGCTTTGGGCAAGATATACTCAACTTAACCCCGGAAGTTTGATTAATAATGAAGCAAAATCGGATGTTTCAGATTTGTCGCTAAGAAGAGTTAGAGTAAAAATGACTTACAAGCCGACTGAAAAAATGATGTTTGTATTGCAGGGCGGCACAACGAATGTAAATGTGAACGCAAAAGGAAGCAATTATTTTGATTTGCTGGATGCTTATGGAGAATATTCATTCAACGATAAAATTGCTTTTGGGGCAGGCCGTTCAACATGGAGAGGTCTCTCAAGATTTACCACAGGACCTTTAAACACTTTATTGTATGATTTGCCTGCTTATGCGACTTCCAATGCGGGAGCTACAGATTACACGGTAAGAGAATTAAGCGCTTATATTAAAGGTCAGATTGGCAAATTCGATTATCGTTTGGTAGTTGCAGATCCTTACACCATGTCGACTGCAGATCCGAAGTATAATGTAGCAACATTCAGTAAAAATTCGCCCAACAAAGATTTCTCGGGATATTTCAGATATGCTTTTTTAGATACAGAAAATATTTCTACTCCTTTCAACTCAGGAACGTACGGAGGGAAAAAGAATGTGTTAAGCGTTGGAGCCGGGTTCGATTATATTCATAATGCAATGTGGCACCAGGATATTAATAAAAATACCATCAATGATGATATGAAAAACTTTGCGGTAGATTTATTCTATGATGCACCTTTAAATAAAGAAAAAGGAACTTCTGTCAGTGCGTACGGAATGGCAATGCATAATGATTACGGACCTAATTATGTTCGATATGTTGGAACCAACAATCCTGCGACTTCTGTTGATGCATCTTTGACGAGTTTGAATGGAGCAGGAAATGCCATGCCTGTTATCGGAACAGGAAATACTTATTATGTTCAGTTAGGCGGAACACTTCCTTATCTAAACAAAGAAAAGAAAAATCTTCAGTTACAGCCCGCTGTCGGAATGCAATTGTCTGATTTAAAAGGTTTACACGACAATGCTGTGATTTACGATGCAGGAATTTCATTACTGATGAATGGAATGTCTTCGAGACTGACTTTTGATGCCCAAAACAGACCGGTTTTTACAGGCGGACCCAATAATAATGCGGTGGTTTCTGACAGACAGTGGCAGTTTGTTTTAAAATACAGAATAGATTTTAACTAAAAATAATTACAATGGAAAGAAGAAAATTTTTATTCCGATCGGTTCAGGCTTCGGCACTGCTGCTGATTTCAGGTAATATGCTTGCATCTGCTTTGCCTATGTTTAATCCTCAAAAAAAGAAAAAAGTGTACGCTCATAATTTATTTTTCTGGCTTAGAAATGACCTTTCTGTGGCAGAAGTAGAAGAGTTTAAAAACTTCTTCGAAGGTCTTAAAAAACTTCCTTATCAAAAAAATCTTCAGTACGGAAAACCTGCAGGCTCAAGTCCTAGAAGTGTTTTAGACAGCACTTATACCTACAATGCCTCAATGGAGTTTAAGAGTTTAGAAGAACTGGAAGCTTACGGAAAACTTCCTGAGCATTTAGCTTTAGTTCAAAAATATAAACCATTTTTTATTAAAATGTTGGTTTATGATACCGTTTACAATTAATAATTAATTAAATTTATAATGAAAAATTTCATGAAAGGCTTAAGCCTTGTTTTAGCATTAAGCACTGTTGGATTGATGAATGCACAGAATAAAGAAAACCAAAACCTTAGTATTAAGGTCAACAAAGAAGAATCGAAAGATTATATACCGGCTGTAAGGTTGGTGAATAATCCTGATGGTTCATGTACTTTTGAGAAGGGAAGAATTCCTACTCTGAAACATATGAATACCACCACATTCTGGATGAGCAACAAGACAGAAGAATGGGAAAAAAATGCACATCCTGCGCCTAGAAGACAATACGTTATTACTTTAAAAGGAAATATCAGATTTAAAGTAACAGATGGTTCTACTTTCATCATCAAACCGGGAACTGTCCTTTTGGCTGAGGATCTTAAAGGAAAAGGCCATAGTTGGGATATGGTAAAAAGTAAAGCTTGGGAAAGATTATACATTCCGATTTCAGAAAATGCTGATGATTTGTTTGTGGCTGATAAAGATTTATAATGAACTATAGAGCTGTTGGAAATGTCTAATACTCAAAATATATAACGATTTTTGCTAAATAAAGAAGCAGTCTTTTTGGAGACTGCTTTTTCTGTAATGCTAGCTCTTTTAAAATTGAATAAAACTTTATTGACTATTTTAAACTAAGTGATGTTGTGTGAGAAAACAATAACAATATTAATAGAAATGCTTTAACTATGCTTATAGAGAGCTTTTTGACGTCTGCTTTTTTTAGTAACTGAGTATACTTTAAATATAAAATACATAAATATTTTGCAATATTATATTTTGCACAATATAAATTTATATATACCTTTGTTTAACAATTTTAAAACATTATTAAAATGAAAACATTATATACAACACAGGCAATTGCAAAAGGAGGTAGAAATGGTAACGTAAAAAGTGACAACGGAGTTTTAGATCTTGAAGTAAGAATGCCTAAAGGACTTGGAGGTGCAAATGACGATTTTGCCAATCCCGAAATGTTATTCGCAGCAGGATACTCTGCTTGTTTCGACAGTGCTTTGAATTTAATTATAAAACAAACTAAGATTCAAACAGGAGAAACTGAGGTAACGGCTAAAGTAAGCATTGGGCAGTTAGAGAATGGTGGATTCGGATTGGCAGTAGACTTGCATGCTAATATTCCGGATGTAAGTTTAGATGAGGCACAGACTCTGATTGAAAAAGCACATCAGATTTGCCCGTATTCTAACGCAACCCGTGGGAATATTGATGTAAATCTTACCGTTTCAAATAATTAAAAAAAATAACACTAAAATATAAACAAAATGAAAGTACTATTTGTAGTTACATCCCATGATGAATTGGGAAATACAGGACATAAAACAGGATTTTGGGTAGAAGAATTTGCTGCACCCTATTATTCTTTTAAAGATGCAGGATTTGAAGTCGTTGTTGCTACTCCAAAAGGTGGGCAGGCACCAGTTGATCCGAATAGTGAAGTTCCGGATGCGCAAACTGCTGCCACAGAACGTTATTATAAAGACGAGGAGGTTCAAAAAATTATTGCCAATACGCAGAAATTGAGTGAGCAAAAAGCCGATGATTTTGATGCTGTATTTTATCCGGGAGGTCACGGTCCGCTTTGGGATTTGGCTAATGATAAAGATTCTCAGAAATTAATTCTTGACTTTTACAACAGTGAAAAACCTGTTGGAGCAGTATGTCACGCTCCGGGTGTATTCAAAAATGTAACCTTCGAAAACGGAGAACCATTTGTAAAAGGTAAAAATGTAACAGGTTTTTCTAATACAGAAGAAGCTGCAGTTCAGTTAACGGATGTGGTTCCATTCTTAGTCGAAGATGAATTACAAAAACTAGGAGGTCATTATACCAAAACAGATGACTGGGGGGTGCACGTTGTAGAAGATGGGTTGCTTATTACAGGACAAAATCCGGCATCCTCAGAAGCTGTTGCTGAAAAGCTGATTGCACTTTTAAAGAAATAGAAATATCACTTAAAGGCAGTAAAAACTGCCTTTAAAATTTTATACGAATGGAAGATTATTTAAAATTAGATAAACAGTTGTGTTTTTCTCTTTATGTATTGCATCGTGAAATTATGCAGCAATACAGACCTATTTTGGATGATATCGGTTTAACGTATCCACAATATATTACCCTTATGGCATTATGGGAAAATGATGGTTTAACGGTGAATCAATTAGGAGATCAATTAAAATTAGACAATGGAACTTTAACACCTTTACTGAAACGTCTGGAAGCCAAAAATCTACTTACCCGTACCCGAAGAAAAACTGACGAACGTGTTGTTGAAATCAGTTTGACTCAAGAAGGGCAGAAATTGAAAGAAAAAGCAGCTTGTGTTCCTGGGCAAATATTAACAGCCTTGAATCTCAACTTAGAAGATATGCATGCACTAAAAACTTTATCGGACAAAGTTTTTGATGGCGCTCAAAAAATATAAAAAATGACAACAGAAATTCAAAATAAAATAAAAGAAGTATTCGAAAAACAAAAAGAATATTTCGGAACTCAACAGACAAAAGATATTCAATTCCGTAAAGAGAAGTTGCAAAATTTCCGAAAAGTATTCGCAAGTTACACCGATGCGATCTGTGAAGCTGTTAATATCGATTTAGGGAAAAGCAGAGCAGAAGCAGAATATGTAGAAGTTCAAATCGTCTTAGATGAATTGGATGACATGATTGAAAATATAGAAGAATGGGTAAAACCGACTTTTGTAGCATCAAAACCACATTCATCGGGAGCTGAGGTGATCAGCAAATATATTTACGAACCGTATGGTGTCAACTATATTATCGGACCATTCAATTATCCTGTGCAGCTGACTTTCAGTCCTTTGATTGGGGCATTAATGGCGGGAAATACAGCGATTATTAAACCTTCTGAAAATACACCTCATGTTGCAGAAGTTATTGAGAAAATTGTAATTGAAGCTTTTGATGAAGAATATGTAGCTGTTTTCCAAGGTGCAATTGAAGAAAATACTTATCTATTAAGTCTTCCTTTTGATTATATCTTCTTTACCGGAAGTCCGAATGTAGGAAAGATTGTAATGAAAGCCGCTGCCGAACAGTTAATTCCACTCACTTTAGAATTGGGAGGGAAATCACCAACAATTGTTCATCATGATGCTGATTTAGAAAAAGCAGTTCAGAGAATTTCTGCAGGTAAATGGATTAATTGCGGGCAAACCTGTGTTGCTCCGGATTATATTTATGTGCACGAATCGGTTAAGGATGTTTTAATTGATCAGTTTAAATCTTATTTAAAAGCGACTTACAATGATGAATCATTAGGAAAAATCGGGAAAATAGTAAGTCAACATCAAATAAAAAATTTAGCAGGATATTTAGAAAATGCTCCTGGAAAAGTAGTGTATGGCGGAAATTATGATTTAGAAACCCGTCATTTTGAAGCAACATTAATGTCAGATGTTAATTGGAATGATTCTGTGATGCAACAGGAAATCTTCGGTCCGATTCTACCAATTTTGACGTACAGTAATATTGATGAAGCGTTAAAAGAAATCAACGGCAGACCAAAACCTTTGGCATTGTATGTATTTTCTGAAAATCAAAATTTTGCGGATGACGTTATAGGAAGAACAACCAGCGGAGATGCAGAAATCAACAGTACATTAATTCATGTTGGTTCTCATTTCCTTCCTTTTGGTGGAGTAGGAACTTCAGGAATGGGAAAATACCATGGTAAGTTTAGTTTAGAAAATTTCAGTCATCAAAGATCTATTTTGCAGGTGAAGTAAAGGAAAAAAACGATAGTCTCTTGTAAGCTGCAATCTTAAAACGCAATAAAAAGTTTTTATTTTCTAGTCTTTTGTTTTTTCTTCAAATAAGAAACAAATCATTTTTCCTATTCAGATTGTCAAAAATTTTTGTCTAATTCTCAACTTTTTGTGTTGATCCAAAATGTATCCCTATTAGATTAATCTTAAAATAAAATGGCTCCAATTATCTTCAGTTGGAGCCATTTGGCTGTTTGTGACCAAGACGAGTGTCTATACAAACACTTTTGTAGATGATTTAATTCGTTTGAATCAAATTAGAAAGGATTTAGCAATTCCTAATTCAGAATTTAATTTTTTATAGTTGTGTTTTTTTGCAAGATGATTTTAAATATTTGAAACAATCGAAATTGGAATCGTTTGACTTATAATGCTTATTTAAGACAGTGACGCCTATTCCAAAATAATTGGTTGGGCCATCTTTTTTCCATATTGTAATAGATGTAATGATGATATTCATAATGAGACCAAATGTTTTCTGCCATACGATTGTATTCTGCTATAAACGCATTTTTAATGTCTCCTGATAAGGTGTGAACTACATTCGATTTAATGATCAATTTAGAGTATTGAGCAGCCATTGCCAAAGCATTAAATATTCCTTGAGAAGATAATGGGTCAAAGGTTAAGCATGCATCTCCAATGGCTATCCAATTTGATTGTATTGGAACTTTAAGAGAGGACGAATGTGATGCTTTTGTACCTAAAAATTCATAATCTACTATTTCTTCTTTAATTTCTAAAATTTTCATTAAATCTTTTTCAGCTAAAAAATAATTCTTAAAAAATTCTCCATCTTTTGTCAACTTTTTATCGCACAAATCGGAATCTGTAAAGAAACTAATCAAGTGTTTATTATTAGGTAGTTTGCTAATGTACCACCATCCATTTTCAGCAGTATAGATTGTAGAAAGTTCTTTTATAGTTGGAATGTGTATACTTCCATGAATCCCAATAAGTTGATCTTTTTTGAGATGCTTAATATTCATTTTTTGAGACATCAAACTTCTGCGTCCTGAAGCATCTATGATAAATTTAGCGTGATAATGATTTTCAAAACCCTCCTTTGTCTTTGTGATCAAAGCCCATTGTTGAGACTCTTCTAAAACACTGATAATATTTTCTCTAATGATCTTAATACCCCGCTCGCTTGTTATTTCTTGTAATTCATTTACAAAATTATTCTTATCGATAGACCAGCCGTGACCTTCAGGATTCTGTATGCTATCTTGCATTATAGGATGAGGGGTTCCCCAGTATGATTGCATACCAATCGTTGGTTTGCCAATCAATGGATTTTGCATTATTGCATCAATATCAATTCCTAATTCTCTAAAAATACGTCTACTGGATGCCACTAAAGTTTCCCCATGTAAAACATTTATGTTCTCTGGTTTTTCAATGACTAAAATTTTGTAAAAAGAATGGAGGTGCATAGCAGCGATACACCCTGCTATGCCTCCTCCAATAATTATAATGTCGAAATCGTTATTCATTATTAAGAATTAAAACGTCTTCTAAATCTTTCATGAATAGTTACTATTTTTTGATTTGGTTTAACATATTCTATTTGTAAATCTTTATTTGTTTCCTGAACTTTTGACAGTAGATTTTCTAATTCTTCTGAGTTATTTAATATATGTTCCGCTTCTTTTTTTAGATCATCGTCAATTTGTAATTGAGAAGAATTTAATACATTATCTGATATTATTTCAATTACTTTATCTTTTGCGACATTATCTATTAGCTTTTGTTTGGTCTCTTTTAAAATGATATTTATAATTTTAGTGTATGAGCTGGTTAAAGCAACTTGCACAGTATTCGGAACTTTAGTGTTATCATTATTCGTAATTTTTTCGTCTAATTTTATAGGTAGCACTGTGCCTACAGCATCAAAATGAGTAACCATTTTATTGATAATCTCCTGATACGGGGAATAAATGGTGGGGTTACCAGGTAAATCTTCTAACCACTCAAAACGTTGATTTAATATTTCTAATTGCTCTTCTGGATTTCCTTGTTTTGCCTGTAAAGCTTTAAATTGCTTGTATGTAATAATTTCATTAGGTACTCGTGCTGGCCAAAATGTTGGAATATAGGAGTCATATGAAGTGTCATATCCGTCTTTACAAGAGGCCGTATCTGTTTGCCAAGGTATAGCCATCCAACGTGTAATACTACCTGCAACTTGAAATTCGAAAGGATTAACTATTTTATTAAGTAACGTTTGATCTATAAAAGGACCGTAATCAAGGTTGTCTTTAATAAGATGATCTTTATCAAAATTAAATCTGAAAGGAGAATCATACATAGTAGATATTCTTATCGGCCATGTCATTTCGCAACCTGGATGAAAAGCATCTGCTAAACAAAAATCTAAAGCAGCTCTTGTAAGTAGGTCAGCTTGCTCCTCTACAGGATATTCATCTAAAGGTTTAGGGCTC is drawn from Chryseobacterium muglaense and contains these coding sequences:
- a CDS encoding sodium:solute symporter; its protein translation is MSTIDWTVLIVTLVAVVVYGIFIGRGQKSNASYLKADNKMPWYIVLIGIMATQASAITFLSAPGQAYTDGMRFVQYYFGLPLAMIVICITFIPIFQRLNVYTAYEYLENRFDKKTRVLTSLLFLFSRGLSTGISIYAPSIILASVLNWNIYLTNVLTGGILLIYTYVGGAKAIAHTQKLQFLIILGTMAFAGYLLIENMPNGIGFKDALYLAGKSGKLNVITTEFDWKDKYNIWSGLIGGFFLALSYFGTDQSQVGRYITAKDTTNAKMGLLLNGLVKIPMQFAILLIGALLFAFFSLKPAPIYFNERSYQNLKETQPEQAAVFEKEHQDLQTKFNAESKEILKLKETQSPQLNKKIQDFKNTQTEVKALHGRVEEAINQSNYNAEKTDTNYIFLYFVKNTLPVGMIGLLFAVIFLASWGSISAALNSLAACSLKDVHLIFSKEIPDDATELKYSRLHTLAWGIFSIGVAMFATQMGSLIEAVNVLGSLFYGPILGIFLVAFYYKKITGPNVFIAAILSEIAVIAIYQLDIVSFLWLNVIGAAAVIIFSTVGLLFYKPKAVNS
- a CDS encoding DUF2911 domain-containing protein yields the protein MKTMIKSATMVFAAMTISVNAFAQEAKKPASPPMTATGKIKDTNITIAYNSPSVKGRTIWGDLVAYDKVWRAGANDATTFETDKDITVQGKKLPAGKYSFFLIPKESGTWTAVFNKEPKQWGAYKYEEAKDALRVDVKTKALPATQEALVYKINKNGFTMDWDKISVPVEIK
- a CDS encoding HAMP domain-containing sensor histidine kinase, whose protein sequence is MKIATRTALAYSILTAGILFVFAYVVYFVSEKNREDEFNDRLGYKITWRSEFIFDANISASKIRELHERNKKLLNEADISVYNAKKELIFTDISPSSKNQYYLNQLIKTNKDKITWQRKDRQYMAFKYQFNNENFYIIGSAIDVTGKAHIEEFKKDIIVIYIISILIIFIIGFLFSYYTLKPLKDIILQIRDISEHNLNKRLVIPKAKDEIYELTETFNSSFNRLEKSFSNHRQFVTTISHEFRTPLSTLIAELELAKELNVTLDDYKISIDNALQDANHASQLSSALLDFARASYDVSQISFTDLRLDEILADAKVTLLQKNPDYKIGIHYMDNLADKDESNYDFHGNPYLLQIAFLNLMENACKYSADKSCTTEIEIQNKCLEIRFIDQGVGISEEDQPKIFDLFYRGNNKNFESGNGIGLSIVKRIIEMHQGTIKLDSESGIGTQITVTFVSKL
- a CDS encoding response regulator transcription factor, yielding MKVLIIEDNARVSALLKRGLESQGYQIYISEDAEDALVMVDKIIFDLVITDIMLPKMNGIELSKLIKQKNDELPIIMLTALGTIDEKIEGFDAGADDYMVKPFEIRELYARIKAVLLRKSSSPKQNEISSKIEYKNLVVDTKTNRVYRNQKEISLTPKEFKLLVFLMRNAERILSRDEIAENVWGNHFDTGTNYIDVYIAYLRKKIDKEFDEKLIHTKPGMGFIFTNQL
- a CDS encoding Dabb family protein, translating into MERRKFLFRSVQASALLLISGNMLASALPMFNPQKKKKVYAHNLFFWLRNDLSVAEVEEFKNFFEGLKKLPYQKNLQYGKPAGSSPRSVLDSTYTYNASMEFKSLEELEAYGKLPEHLALVQKYKPFFIKMLVYDTVYN
- a CDS encoding cupin domain-containing protein, with the protein product MKNFMKGLSLVLALSTVGLMNAQNKENQNLSIKVNKEESKDYIPAVRLVNNPDGSCTFEKGRIPTLKHMNTTTFWMSNKTEEWEKNAHPAPRRQYVITLKGNIRFKVTDGSTFIIKPGTVLLAEDLKGKGHSWDMVKSKAWERLYIPISENADDLFVADKDL
- a CDS encoding organic hydroperoxide resistance protein; translated protein: MKTLYTTQAIAKGGRNGNVKSDNGVLDLEVRMPKGLGGANDDFANPEMLFAAGYSACFDSALNLIIKQTKIQTGETEVTAKVSIGQLENGGFGLAVDLHANIPDVSLDEAQTLIEKAHQICPYSNATRGNIDVNLTVSNN
- a CDS encoding type 1 glutamine amidotransferase domain-containing protein: MKVLFVVTSHDELGNTGHKTGFWVEEFAAPYYSFKDAGFEVVVATPKGGQAPVDPNSEVPDAQTAATERYYKDEEVQKIIANTQKLSEQKADDFDAVFYPGGHGPLWDLANDKDSQKLILDFYNSEKPVGAVCHAPGVFKNVTFENGEPFVKGKNVTGFSNTEEAAVQLTDVVPFLVEDELQKLGGHYTKTDDWGVHVVEDGLLITGQNPASSEAVAEKLIALLKK
- a CDS encoding MarR family winged helix-turn-helix transcriptional regulator, with amino-acid sequence MEDYLKLDKQLCFSLYVLHREIMQQYRPILDDIGLTYPQYITLMALWENDGLTVNQLGDQLKLDNGTLTPLLKRLEAKNLLTRTRRKTDERVVEISLTQEGQKLKEKAACVPGQILTALNLNLEDMHALKTLSDKVFDGAQKI
- the mdlD gene encoding NAD(P)-dependent benzaldehyde dehydrogenase MdlD encodes the protein MTTEIQNKIKEVFEKQKEYFGTQQTKDIQFRKEKLQNFRKVFASYTDAICEAVNIDLGKSRAEAEYVEVQIVLDELDDMIENIEEWVKPTFVASKPHSSGAEVISKYIYEPYGVNYIIGPFNYPVQLTFSPLIGALMAGNTAIIKPSENTPHVAEVIEKIVIEAFDEEYVAVFQGAIEENTYLLSLPFDYIFFTGSPNVGKIVMKAAAEQLIPLTLELGGKSPTIVHHDADLEKAVQRISAGKWINCGQTCVAPDYIYVHESVKDVLIDQFKSYLKATYNDESLGKIGKIVSQHQIKNLAGYLENAPGKVVYGGNYDLETRHFEATLMSDVNWNDSVMQQEIFGPILPILTYSNIDEALKEINGRPKPLALYVFSENQNFADDVIGRTTSGDAEINSTLIHVGSHFLPFGGVGTSGMGKYHGKFSLENFSHQRSILQVK
- a CDS encoding NAD(P)/FAD-dependent oxidoreductase; this encodes MNNDFDIIIIGGGIAGCIAAMHLHSFYKILVIEKPENINVLHGETLVASSRRIFRELGIDIDAIMQNPLIGKPTIGMQSYWGTPHPIMQDSIQNPEGHGWSIDKNNFVNELQEITSERGIKIIRENIISVLEESQQWALITKTKEGFENHYHAKFIIDASGRRSLMSQKMNIKHLKKDQLIGIHGSIHIPTIKELSTIYTAENGWWYISKLPNNKHLISFFTDSDLCDKKLTKDGEFFKNYFLAEKDLMKILEIKEEIVDYEFLGTKASHSSSLKVPIQSNWIAIGDACLTFDPLSSQGIFNALAMAAQYSKLIIKSNVVHTLSGDIKNAFIAEYNRMAENIWSHYEYHHYIYYNMEKRWPNQLFWNRRHCLK